From a single Streptomyces sp. 1331.2 genomic region:
- a CDS encoding glycoside hydrolase family 31 protein translates to MRLHRPRPRARSRARLRRAALTAALASLAALASPTLPARAAGTPSAVLDQGHQSVSWQSPGYAKGTLGGATSCPSAAQDPDGAVCSRFDLTVDVPAGYWDDNPEGGIPLSIQWQNPTDDFDLYIYDATGKEVAESAGTADPEATVIPKASGTYHVLVVPYDVHGGSFTGRAYLPKTTDAGDLTAFSGSQGSYDISAGPLKAKVDFLADDRLRLRAAPDGVFTDPAGRTIIREQPELQRDTSTFDAGDYHGIRSQDVVLRVYKHPLRFALYKADNSTVIWQEDAPLRWSTGGLRQSLVRGADEQFFGGGEQNGSFSHRDRTVHVSNSFDWNEGGYNNSQPFYVSSAGYGVFRNTFAPGIYDFGSPVRTGQQERRLDAYYFTGDVKSVIGQYTALVGKPFMPPVYGLEPGDSDCYLHNANRGERHTTDAVKIADGYVQNGMPLGWMLVNDGYGCGYENLPQTGEGLRKDHAQLGLWTQNGLPNQAEEVKAGVRVRKLDVAWVGNGYDFALNACDQAKAGIEDNSDARGFVWLPVSWAGAQRCGVLWSGDQSLSWDYIRWQIPTYAGATMSGIAYNTGDVGSIFRRDPKMYTRDLQWKAFLPAIMTMDGWARDMSGKEQRDQQPWLDGEPYTSINRKYLQLKERLLPYMYTLSAEATKTGIGAVRPLALEYPNDPGALGPNATYEFLAGPDFLVAPVYSDTSVRNGIHLPEGTWTDYWTGRTYQGPTTIDGYSAPLDTLPLFVRGGAIVPMWPEGTLSWQTRNRGELDYDLYPQAQGDSSYTLYEDDGVTRQFTAGSSATQQVDVHAAGPVTVVKVGASVGSYAGKPAARAYRFTVHGQPAPRQVVTRGGPLPRIASAAALDSAAAGWYYDTATGVTRVKTADQPTDQGFSVELIHGGH, encoded by the coding sequence GTGCGCTTACACCGACCCCGACCCCGAGCCCGCTCCCGAGCCCGCCTCCGCCGGGCCGCCCTCACCGCGGCCCTGGCCAGCCTCGCCGCCCTGGCCAGCCCCACCCTGCCGGCCCGGGCCGCGGGCACCCCCTCCGCCGTCCTCGACCAGGGCCACCAGAGCGTCAGCTGGCAGAGCCCCGGCTACGCCAAGGGGACGCTCGGCGGCGCCACCAGCTGCCCGAGCGCCGCGCAGGACCCGGACGGCGCCGTCTGCAGCCGCTTCGACCTGACCGTCGACGTGCCGGCCGGCTACTGGGACGACAACCCGGAGGGCGGCATCCCGCTCTCCATCCAGTGGCAGAACCCCACCGACGACTTCGACCTCTACATCTACGACGCCACCGGCAAGGAGGTCGCCGAGAGCGCGGGCACCGCCGACCCCGAGGCGACCGTCATCCCGAAGGCCTCCGGCACCTACCACGTCCTGGTCGTCCCGTACGACGTCCACGGCGGTTCCTTCACCGGCCGCGCCTACCTGCCGAAGACCACCGACGCGGGCGACCTGACCGCCTTCTCCGGCTCCCAGGGCAGCTACGACATCTCCGCCGGCCCGCTGAAGGCCAAGGTCGACTTCCTCGCCGACGACCGGCTGCGGCTGCGCGCCGCCCCGGACGGCGTGTTCACCGACCCGGCCGGCCGCACCATCATCCGCGAGCAGCCCGAACTCCAGCGCGACACCAGCACCTTCGACGCCGGCGACTACCACGGCATCCGCTCCCAGGACGTGGTGCTGCGGGTCTACAAGCACCCGCTGCGGTTCGCCCTGTACAAGGCCGACAACAGCACCGTGATCTGGCAGGAGGACGCGCCGCTGCGCTGGAGCACCGGCGGCCTGCGGCAGAGCCTGGTGCGCGGCGCCGACGAGCAGTTCTTCGGCGGCGGCGAGCAGAACGGCAGCTTCTCGCACCGCGACCGGACCGTGCATGTCTCCAACAGCTTCGACTGGAACGAGGGCGGCTACAACAACTCCCAGCCCTTCTACGTCTCCAGTGCCGGCTACGGCGTCTTCCGCAACACCTTCGCCCCGGGGATCTACGACTTCGGCTCGCCGGTCCGCACCGGGCAGCAGGAACGGCGCCTGGACGCCTACTACTTCACCGGTGACGTGAAGTCGGTGATCGGGCAGTACACCGCCCTGGTCGGCAAGCCCTTCATGCCGCCGGTCTACGGCCTGGAGCCCGGCGACTCCGACTGCTACCTGCACAACGCCAACCGCGGCGAGCGCCACACCACCGACGCCGTGAAGATCGCCGACGGCTACGTGCAGAACGGGATGCCGCTCGGCTGGATGCTGGTCAACGACGGCTACGGCTGCGGCTACGAGAACCTGCCGCAGACCGGCGAGGGCCTGCGGAAGGACCACGCCCAGCTCGGCCTCTGGACGCAGAACGGGCTGCCCAACCAGGCCGAGGAGGTCAAGGCCGGGGTCCGGGTGCGCAAGCTCGACGTGGCCTGGGTCGGCAACGGCTACGACTTCGCGCTGAACGCCTGCGACCAGGCCAAGGCCGGCATCGAGGACAACAGCGACGCCCGCGGGTTCGTCTGGCTGCCCGTCTCCTGGGCCGGTGCCCAGCGCTGCGGCGTGCTGTGGAGCGGCGACCAGAGCCTGTCCTGGGACTACATCCGCTGGCAGATCCCCACCTACGCCGGCGCCACCATGTCCGGCATCGCCTACAACACCGGGGACGTCGGCTCCATCTTCCGCCGCGACCCGAAGATGTACACCCGCGACCTGCAGTGGAAGGCCTTCCTCCCGGCCATCATGACGATGGACGGCTGGGCCCGCGACATGTCCGGCAAGGAGCAGCGCGACCAGCAGCCGTGGCTGGACGGCGAGCCCTACACCTCGATCAACCGCAAGTACCTGCAGCTGAAGGAACGACTGCTGCCGTACATGTACACCCTGTCCGCCGAGGCCACCAAGACCGGCATCGGCGCCGTGCGCCCGCTCGCCCTGGAGTACCCGAACGACCCGGGCGCCCTCGGGCCGAACGCCACGTACGAGTTCCTGGCCGGGCCGGACTTCCTGGTCGCGCCGGTCTACTCCGACACCTCGGTGCGCAACGGCATCCACCTGCCGGAGGGCACCTGGACCGACTACTGGACCGGACGCACCTACCAGGGCCCGACCACGATCGACGGCTACTCCGCGCCGCTCGACACCCTGCCGCTGTTCGTCAGGGGTGGTGCGATCGTGCCGATGTGGCCCGAGGGCACACTGTCCTGGCAGACCAGGAACCGCGGCGAACTCGACTACGACCTCTACCCGCAGGCCCAGGGGGACTCCTCCTACACCCTGTACGAGGACGACGGGGTCACCCGGCAGTTCACCGCCGGCTCCTCCGCCACCCAGCAGGTGGACGTCCACGCCGCCGGGCCGGTCACCGTGGTCAAGGTCGGTGCCAGCGTGGGCAGTTACGCCGGGAAGCCGGCCGCCCGGGCGTACCGCTTCACGGTGCACGGCCAGCCCGCCCCGCGCCAGGTGGTCACCCGGGGCGGCCCGC